A stretch of Astyanax mexicanus isolate ESR-SI-001 chromosome 21, AstMex3_surface, whole genome shotgun sequence DNA encodes these proteins:
- the LOC111196691 gene encoding CMRF35-like molecule 3 gives MTRFLHVIICFLTGGALADVISLEARVGGDVQIRCSHGFAHKNVKYFCNKTCLNRDVLIKSDRMRNPNRKGRYTLLDEGSGVFTVTISGLKKSDSGTYWCGVQRMVKDTYLQVILTVLEAPATTSYTQYPTASHPGNSQSDASVKSTESRTESETSSTITGDFFTTTDTTNPETPENRQLVYIGSGLACLVLISAICLLILIKQTKKRKSEKHKAGKAQIDCNNKHSKPEKDLQIPMKTNQQKTPESFSANQSTPPIKNPHPDPSSSIYSNITPHSEVNFARQSEDIHYSSVIFIRESDAHNSHLDSSPGETAGPSVSLYSTVIPADSSLSAKNTTAVIYSTIGKES, from the exons ATGACCAGATTTCTGCATGTCATCATCTGTTTCCTCACAG GCGGAGCACTGGCAGATGTGATCAGTCTGGAGGCTCGTGTTGGAGGAGATGTTCAGATCAGGTGTTCTCACGGCTTTGCCCACAAAAACGTGAAGTACTTCTGCAACAAGACGTGTTTAAATCGGGACGTTCTCATTAAAAGTGATCGAATGCGTAATCCAAACAGGAAGGGGAGGTATACGTTATTGGATGAAGGTTCAGGAGTCTTCACCGTGACCATCTCTGGTTTGAAAAAGTCAGACTCTGGGACTTACTGGTGTGGAGTTCAAAGAATGGTTAAAGACACGTATCTCCAGGTGATTCTAACAGTACTGGAAG CTCCAGCAACCACGTCATATACCCAGTACCCAACAGCCAGTCACCCAGGAAACAGCCAATCTGATGCATCAG TAAAAAGTACTGAATCACGGACAGAGTCAGAAACATCTTCCACCATCACGGGGGACTTCTTCACAACCACAGATACAACAAACCCTGAAACACCTGAAAACA gACAGCTTGTTTACATCGGCTCTGGTCTGGCCTGTTTGGTGCTGATTTCTGCCATCTGTCTTTTAATTCtgataaaacaaactaaaaaacgcAAATCTGAAAAACACAAAGCTGGGAAG GCTCAGATCGactgtaataataaacacagCAAACCAGAGAAGGACCTTCAAATCCCCATGAAAACCAATCAGCAGAAAACCCCTGAAtccttctcagccaatcagagcacaccTCCCATTAAGAACCCTCACCCAGACCCCAGTTCTTCTATATACTCCAACATTACTCCACACTCTGAAGTGAACTTCGCCCGTCAGTCTGAGGACATCCATTACTCCAGCGTTATCTTCATCAGAGAGAGCGACGCCCACAATTCCCACCTCGACTCGTCTCCAGGAGAAACAGCAGGACCTTCAGTCTCGCTCTACTCTACTGTGATTCCTGCAGACAGTTCACTCTCCGCTAAAAACACTACTGCAGTTATATATTCCACTATAGGGAAAGAAAGCTAG
- the LOC111196684 gene encoding uncharacterized protein LOC111196684, translating into MKIFLSTFFTLLTVVNSMVNEEIKVTGIEHNTAVIVCPYTKGYEDYPKYFCKGIYKECRYIIRTDVKERWKYEGRFSLQDDTDKKNIVVTITNLSMNDAGPNGCGIETTGQDPFTLVHLTVIKAPKPPKPQKPHQSTSTTAKTSTQTQPKGAIGGVLLMLAVISAMFYVFRCKPGKNETDHVHSEVDNEDVRLYEEIQPSNPTQDADTISTNQNPRPACITIYSSITNPTPELHSEYTLATNPKPITDSSQSDQSSNDPNYSKIYFINNKTLDSTVSCNDTTYSTVQKVLKD; encoded by the exons ATGAAGATCTTTCTCAGCACCTTTTTTACTCTTCTAACTG TTGTAAACAGTATGGTGAATGAAGagattaaagtaacaggaatagAGCACAACACTGCTGTGATTGTGTGTCCGTACACTAAAGGATATGAAGATTATCCCAAATACTTCTGTAAGGGAATCTATAAAGAGTGTAGATACATTATAAGGACTGATGTTAAGGAGAGGTGGAAATATGAAGGAAGATTCTCTCTGCAAGACGACACtgataagaaaaatattgtggtGACCATCACCAACCTCAGCATGAACGATGCAGGACCAAATGGATGTGGAATTGAGACAACAGGACAAGACCCATTTACTCTAGTCCATCTGACTGTGATTAAGG cTCCTAAACCTCCAAAACCTCAAAAACCCCATCAATCAACCTCAACTACTGCCAAAACTTCCACCCAAACTCAACCAAAAG GAGCCATCGGTGGAGTCCTGCTGATGCTGGCAGTAATATCTGCAATGTTTTATGTCTTTAGATGCAAACCAGGGAAGAATGAAACAG ATCATGTGCACTCAGAGGTGGACAATGAG GATGTTCGCTTGTATGAGGAGATACAGCCCTCCAATCCTACACAGGACGCCGACACAATCTCCACCAATCAGAACCCTCGTCCAGCATGTATCACCATATACTCCTCAATAACAAATCCAACCCCTGAATTACACTCTGAATACACACTGGCTACAAATCCTAAACCAATTACAGACTCCAGCCAATCCGACCAAAGCTCAAACGACCCAAactacagtaaaatatatttcattaacAACAAAACTTTAGATTCTACAGTGAGTTGCAACGATACGACATATTCAACTGTTCAAAAAGTCTTAAAAGACTAA
- the LOC125785621 gene encoding CMRF35-like molecule 3, protein MERNAAVFIEFRAPFSMWTFLLILLVFDLFPAGISDVPTVIGYRGRSVEIRCPYDSGYETYMKYLCRGECSTFGNKDIPVESGSTAKDQRFSLKDDTAAGVFTVTITDLRPEDAGQYWCGIKRSLPLTDVYKEIMLLVKNG, encoded by the exons ATGGAGAGAAACGCTGCAGTATTCATCGAGTTTCGAGCTCCATTCAGCATGTGGACCTTTCTCCTCATTCTCCTCGTGTTCGACTTGTTTCCAG CTGGAATCAGTGATGTACCCACTGTAATTGGATACAGAGGACGTTCAGTTGAGATCAGATGTCCCTATGATTCTGGATATGAGACCTACATGAAGTATCTCTGTAGAGGAGAATGTTCTACTTTTGGAAATAAAGACATCCCTGTTGAATCTGGATCTACAGCTAAAGATCAGAGATTCTCTCTGAAAGACGATACAGCAGCCGGAGTCTTCACCGTCACCATCACTGACCTGAGACCAGAGGATGCAGGACAATACTGGTGTGGGATAAAGAGATCTTTACCACTAACTGATGTTTACAAAGAGATTATGTTGCTGGTTAAAAATGGTTAG